One window of the Pedobacter ginsengisoli genome contains the following:
- a CDS encoding tyrosine-type recombinase/integrase — protein sequence MKNIDLEKGLLQVTNKKNDTVRTVVLSSKAVELISIIRENTISRGITIEGGLWLFGGHNVFKSGKPHSFKELGTLMRRFRKAYPQFAGRTLYEQKHTSIRHQFNNGVDHYLIKERANHSSIGTTEIYLQSTRLVEDYEFNLK from the coding sequence GTGAAGAACATCGATTTAGAAAAGGGATTATTACAAGTAACTAATAAGAAAAACGATACAGTAAGAACTGTAGTTCTTTCCTCTAAAGCAGTAGAGCTTATATCAATTATAAGAGAGAATACCATCTCAAGGGGGATAACTATTGAAGGAGGTTTGTGGCTATTCGGTGGGCACAATGTATTTAAATCTGGTAAACCACATTCTTTTAAGGAGCTTGGAACATTGATGAGGAGGTTTAGGAAGGCTTATCCACAATTTGCAGGAAGAACGTTATATGAGCAAAAGCATACTTCCATTAGGCATCAATTCAACAATGGGGTAGACCATTATCTTATAAAGGAAAGAGCAAACCATAGCAGTATAGGTACCACAGAGATATACCTTCAATCAACTCGATTAGTGGAGGATTATGAATTTAATCTGAAATAA